The Rhododendron vialii isolate Sample 1 chromosome 8a, ASM3025357v1 genome has a window encoding:
- the LOC131336105 gene encoding cell division control protein 48 homolog C-like isoform X3, with product MNSKETNTNKSNLPSGPSSPKRRKMEKVKQTMQNGQQIPITTGNQTNTSNPPSQFLPAIGLGATPVSPVNYFLRDQLLRRSLRQQQRLTNGAPMVPKCSMQQTSKALDTKDNNAPIPADPVSSQAGQGDESIKRKEVLLGIPTPCSKLLSKHPLQVVEDANRKAPTSAISPSTAAPIKDIVSGILDGRGILVTFGNFPYYLCDRTKHALVASFFLHRKHKEYARCNADAGRFRIIFSGPKGSRIYQEKLAMALAHHVGAKLLVLGNSFFPADMSTMGIGPSRDVLWTHFRHRATQSLANPSHSEMNNHSFKKGDRVVFVGSNSGGLRLTDSPRGPTFGSLGEIVSTSQVSYLSKLGVRFDNPIHGGLDLGGQCKAGYGFNCNANELCLDPTTLKDFDKSITNNYLEAIMCASRDSPLILFVKDVDKFVQESSEAYLVVKYLINKLPVNVFVIGSQTDTENNKETESYFGKYEKDMKLTLTAKLLSNLFPNQIPIEMPEDEKHIAVLKHKFSEDSELIIAKENITCLRNVLIRSGLDSEELEELSIVHQTLTYESAKKVVKWALGYQLMEYPQSIENPNLVLSLESVEYGVNVLRETQPELKTSEKLLKDVVTENGFEKNLLGEVIPPNEAGVKFDDVGALENVKDTLKELVMLPLQRPELFCKGQLRKPCKGILLFGPPGTGKTMLAKAIATEAGANFINISASTIASKWYGDAEKYVRAVFSLAIKISPSIIFVDEVDSLLGHRGNHEHELTRRIKNEFMLNWDGLRTKDGERVLVLAATNRPFDLDEAVIRRMPRRFMVNLPDAPNRTKILQVILEKEELSPDVDFDVISRMTDGYSGSDLKNLCVTAAYCPIREILQSEKQKNAATVPDVESMPALNNTSEIRPISMEDFKYAREQISASFSTESMNMSELLKWNELYGEGGSRRKTTLSYFL from the exons aattattttcttaggGATCAACTTCTACGACGATCACTGCGGCAACAACAGAGGTTGACTAACGGAGCGCCAATGGTTCCG AAATGCAGTATGCAACAGACGTCAAAAGCTTTGGATACCAAAGACAATAATGCTCCCATACCAGCTGATCCTGTATCTTCTCAAGCAGGACAGG GAGATGAATCAATCAAGCGGAAGGAAGTATTGTTAGGCATACCGACACCTTGTTCCAAGCTTCTGTCAAAGCATCCTTTG CAGGTTGTGGAAGATGCAAACAGAAAGGCACCCACGTCCGCCATCTCCCCCAGCACTGCAGCACCCATAAAAGATATCGTTTCAGGGATTCTTGATGGCAGAGGAATATTGGTCACATTTGGAAATTTCCCATATTATTTATG tgacagaACAAAACATGCGCTGGTTGCATCCTTCTTTCTACACAGGAAGCACAAAGAGTACGCGAGATGTAACGCTGATGCTGGAAGatttagaattattttctcgGGTCCTAAAG GTTCTAGGATTTATCAAGAGAAGTTGGCAATGGCACTTGCTCATCACGTTGGGGCTAAATTGCTTGTACTGGGTAACTCTTTTTTCCCAGCT GATATGTCTACAATGGGTATAGGGCCATCACGTGATGTGTTGTGGACCCACTTCCGCCACCGCGCTACTCAATCCCTGGCAAATCCTTCTCATTCTGAAATGAACAATCATTCTTTCAAAAAAG GTGATCGAGTGGTATTTGTGGGTTCAAATTCTGGTGGCTTACGCTTGACGGATTCACCTAG GGGCCCTACTTTTGGAAGCCTGGGAGAAATTGTTTCCACTTCTCAAGTCAGCTATTTATCGAAACTTGGTGTAAGGTTTGATAACCCTATCCATGGAGGCCTAGACCTAGGAGGTCAATGTAAAGCAGGTTATGGCTTCAATTGCAATG CTAATGAACTTTGTCTGGACCCCACAACACTCAAGGATTTCGACAAATCGATCACCAACAACTATCTGGAG GCCATAATGTGTGCGAGCCGAgattctcctttaattttgttCGTGAAGGATGTTGACAAGTTTGTTCAAGAAAGTTCGGAAGCTTACCTCGTAGTGAAATATCTTATCAACAAGCTTCCTGTAAATGTTTTTGTGATTGGTTCACAGACGGATACAGAGAACAACAAAGAAACG gAAAGCTATTTTGGCAAATATGAGAAAGACATGAAGCTTACTCTGACGGCAAAACTTCTATCAAACCTTTTCCCAAATCAAATACCTATTGAGATGCCAGAG GATGAGAAACATATTGCTGTCCTAAAGCATAAATTCTCTGAGGACTCTGAACTGATAATAGCAAAAGAAAATATCACGTGCCTTCGGAAT GTTTTGATCCGAAGTGGTTTGGATTCCGAGGAACTTGAGGAATTAAGCATCGTGCATCAAACACTTACATATGAAA GTGCAAAAAAGGTAGTCAAATGGGCTCTTGGCTACCAGTTAATGGAGTACCCACAAAGCATTGAAAATCCAAACCTTGTTTTGTCCTTAGAAAG CGTTGAGTATGGTGTTAATGTTTTACGGGAGACCCAACCAGAACTGAAGACCTCAGAGAAGTTGCTCAAG GATGTTGTAACGGAGAATGGATTTGAGAAAAATCTCCTAGGTGAAGTTATTCCTCCCAATGAAGCTGGAGTGAAGTTTGATGATGTTGGAGCCCTCGAAAATGTGAAGGATACGTTGAAAGAGTTGGTTATGCTTCCTTTGCAAAGGCCTGAATTATTCTGTAAGGGGCAACTAAGGAAG CCTTGCAAGGGGATACTTCTATTTGGTCCCCCAGGAACTGGGAAGACCATGCTTGCAAAGGCTATAGCCACTGAAGCTGGAGCAAATTTTATCAATATCTCAGCATCCACGATTGCCTCAAAG TGGTATGGCGATGCTGAGAAGTACGTGAGGGCTGTTTTTTCACTAGCGATCAAAATTAGTCCTAGCATTATTTTCGTCGATGAG GTTGACAGCTTGTTGGGACACAGAGGAAACCACGAGCATGAACTGACGCGTAGGATAAAGAATGAGTTTATGTTGAATTGGGATGGTTTGCGTACAAAAGATGGGGAACGGGTTTTGGTTCTTGCTGCCACAAACAGACCCTTTGACCTTGATGAGGCTGTTATTAGGAGGATGCCACGCAG aTTTATGGTGAACTTGCCCGATGCTCCAAACAGAACTAAAATTCTGCAAGTAATACTGGAGAAAGAAGAGTTGTCTCCCGATGTTGACTTTGATGTAATTTCCAGGATGACAGATGGATATTCTGGAAGTGATTTGAAG AACCTCTGTGTCACTGCTGCATACTGCCCCATCAGAGAGATATTACAGTCCGAAAAACAG AAAAATGCTGCTACCGTACCAGACGTGGAGTCCATGCCAGCATTGAACAACACTTCTGAAATTCGGCCGATAAGTATGGAGGACTTCAAGTATGCTCGAGAACAG ATCAGTGCTAGTTTCTCGACCGAGTCCATGAACATGAGTGAGCTATTAAAGTGGAATGAATTGTATGGTGAAGGAGGTTCACGGAGGAAGACAACTCTGAGCTACTTCCTGTGA
- the LOC131336105 gene encoding cell division control protein 48 homolog C-like isoform X4, which yields MNSKETNTNKSNLPSGPSSPKRRKMEKVKQTMQNGQQIPITTGNQTNTSNPPSQFLPAIGLGATPVSPVNYFLRDQLLRRSLRQQQRLTNGAPMVPKCSMQQTSKALDTKDNNAPIPADPVSSQAGQGDESIKRKEVLLGIPTPCSKLLSKHPLVVEDANRKAPTSAISPSTAAPIKDIVSGILDGRGILVTFGNFPYYLCDRTKHALVASFFLHRKHKEYARCNADAGRFRIIFSGPKGSRIYQEKLAMALAHHVGAKLLVLGNSFFPADMSTMGIGPSRDVLWTHFRHRATQSLANPSHSEMNNHSFKKGDRVVFVGSNSGGLRLTDSPRGPTFGSLGEIVSTSQVSYLSKLGVRFDNPIHGGLDLGGQCKAGYGFNCNANELCLDPTTLKDFDKSITNNYLEAIMCASRDSPLILFVKDVDKFVQESSEAYLVVKYLINKLPVNVFVIGSQTDTENNKETESYFGKYEKDMKLTLTAKLLSNLFPNQIPIEMPEDEKHIAVLKHKFSEDSELIIAKENITCLRNVLIRSGLDSEELEELSIVHQTLTYESAKKVVKWALGYQLMEYPQSIENPNLVLSLESVEYGVNVLRETQPELKTSEKLLKDVVTENGFEKNLLGEVIPPNEAGVKFDDVGALENVKDTLKELVMLPLQRPELFCKGQLRKPCKGILLFGPPGTGKTMLAKAIATEAGANFINISASTIASKWYGDAEKYVRAVFSLAIKISPSIIFVDEVDSLLGHRGNHEHELTRRIKNEFMLNWDGLRTKDGERVLVLAATNRPFDLDEAVIRRMPRRFMVNLPDAPNRTKILQVILEKEELSPDVDFDVISRMTDGYSGSDLKNLCVTAAYCPIREILQSEKQKNAATVPDVESMPALNNTSEIRPISMEDFKYAREQISASFSTESMNMSELLKWNELYGEGGSRRKTTLSYFL from the exons aattattttcttaggGATCAACTTCTACGACGATCACTGCGGCAACAACAGAGGTTGACTAACGGAGCGCCAATGGTTCCG AAATGCAGTATGCAACAGACGTCAAAAGCTTTGGATACCAAAGACAATAATGCTCCCATACCAGCTGATCCTGTATCTTCTCAAGCAGGACAGG GAGATGAATCAATCAAGCGGAAGGAAGTATTGTTAGGCATACCGACACCTTGTTCCAAGCTTCTGTCAAAGCATCCTTTG GTTGTGGAAGATGCAAACAGAAAGGCACCCACGTCCGCCATCTCCCCCAGCACTGCAGCACCCATAAAAGATATCGTTTCAGGGATTCTTGATGGCAGAGGAATATTGGTCACATTTGGAAATTTCCCATATTATTTATG tgacagaACAAAACATGCGCTGGTTGCATCCTTCTTTCTACACAGGAAGCACAAAGAGTACGCGAGATGTAACGCTGATGCTGGAAGatttagaattattttctcgGGTCCTAAAG GTTCTAGGATTTATCAAGAGAAGTTGGCAATGGCACTTGCTCATCACGTTGGGGCTAAATTGCTTGTACTGGGTAACTCTTTTTTCCCAGCT GATATGTCTACAATGGGTATAGGGCCATCACGTGATGTGTTGTGGACCCACTTCCGCCACCGCGCTACTCAATCCCTGGCAAATCCTTCTCATTCTGAAATGAACAATCATTCTTTCAAAAAAG GTGATCGAGTGGTATTTGTGGGTTCAAATTCTGGTGGCTTACGCTTGACGGATTCACCTAG GGGCCCTACTTTTGGAAGCCTGGGAGAAATTGTTTCCACTTCTCAAGTCAGCTATTTATCGAAACTTGGTGTAAGGTTTGATAACCCTATCCATGGAGGCCTAGACCTAGGAGGTCAATGTAAAGCAGGTTATGGCTTCAATTGCAATG CTAATGAACTTTGTCTGGACCCCACAACACTCAAGGATTTCGACAAATCGATCACCAACAACTATCTGGAG GCCATAATGTGTGCGAGCCGAgattctcctttaattttgttCGTGAAGGATGTTGACAAGTTTGTTCAAGAAAGTTCGGAAGCTTACCTCGTAGTGAAATATCTTATCAACAAGCTTCCTGTAAATGTTTTTGTGATTGGTTCACAGACGGATACAGAGAACAACAAAGAAACG gAAAGCTATTTTGGCAAATATGAGAAAGACATGAAGCTTACTCTGACGGCAAAACTTCTATCAAACCTTTTCCCAAATCAAATACCTATTGAGATGCCAGAG GATGAGAAACATATTGCTGTCCTAAAGCATAAATTCTCTGAGGACTCTGAACTGATAATAGCAAAAGAAAATATCACGTGCCTTCGGAAT GTTTTGATCCGAAGTGGTTTGGATTCCGAGGAACTTGAGGAATTAAGCATCGTGCATCAAACACTTACATATGAAA GTGCAAAAAAGGTAGTCAAATGGGCTCTTGGCTACCAGTTAATGGAGTACCCACAAAGCATTGAAAATCCAAACCTTGTTTTGTCCTTAGAAAG CGTTGAGTATGGTGTTAATGTTTTACGGGAGACCCAACCAGAACTGAAGACCTCAGAGAAGTTGCTCAAG GATGTTGTAACGGAGAATGGATTTGAGAAAAATCTCCTAGGTGAAGTTATTCCTCCCAATGAAGCTGGAGTGAAGTTTGATGATGTTGGAGCCCTCGAAAATGTGAAGGATACGTTGAAAGAGTTGGTTATGCTTCCTTTGCAAAGGCCTGAATTATTCTGTAAGGGGCAACTAAGGAAG CCTTGCAAGGGGATACTTCTATTTGGTCCCCCAGGAACTGGGAAGACCATGCTTGCAAAGGCTATAGCCACTGAAGCTGGAGCAAATTTTATCAATATCTCAGCATCCACGATTGCCTCAAAG TGGTATGGCGATGCTGAGAAGTACGTGAGGGCTGTTTTTTCACTAGCGATCAAAATTAGTCCTAGCATTATTTTCGTCGATGAG GTTGACAGCTTGTTGGGACACAGAGGAAACCACGAGCATGAACTGACGCGTAGGATAAAGAATGAGTTTATGTTGAATTGGGATGGTTTGCGTACAAAAGATGGGGAACGGGTTTTGGTTCTTGCTGCCACAAACAGACCCTTTGACCTTGATGAGGCTGTTATTAGGAGGATGCCACGCAG aTTTATGGTGAACTTGCCCGATGCTCCAAACAGAACTAAAATTCTGCAAGTAATACTGGAGAAAGAAGAGTTGTCTCCCGATGTTGACTTTGATGTAATTTCCAGGATGACAGATGGATATTCTGGAAGTGATTTGAAG AACCTCTGTGTCACTGCTGCATACTGCCCCATCAGAGAGATATTACAGTCCGAAAAACAG AAAAATGCTGCTACCGTACCAGACGTGGAGTCCATGCCAGCATTGAACAACACTTCTGAAATTCGGCCGATAAGTATGGAGGACTTCAAGTATGCTCGAGAACAG ATCAGTGCTAGTTTCTCGACCGAGTCCATGAACATGAGTGAGCTATTAAAGTGGAATGAATTGTATGGTGAAGGAGGTTCACGGAGGAAGACAACTCTGAGCTACTTCCTGTGA
- the LOC131336105 gene encoding cell division control protein 48 homolog C-like isoform X6, translating to MEKVKQTMQNGQQIPITTGNQTNTSNPPSQFLPGLGATPVSPVNYFLRDQLLRRSLRQQQRLTNGAPMVPKCSMQQTSKALDTKDNNAPIPADPVSSQAGQGDESIKRKEVLLGIPTPCSKLLSKHPLQVVEDANRKAPTSAISPSTAAPIKDIVSGILDGRGILVTFGNFPYYLCDRTKHALVASFFLHRKHKEYARCNADAGRFRIIFSGPKGSRIYQEKLAMALAHHVGAKLLVLGNSFFPADMSTMGIGPSRDVLWTHFRHRATQSLANPSHSEMNNHSFKKGDRVVFVGSNSGGLRLTDSPRGPTFGSLGEIVSTSQVSYLSKLGVRFDNPIHGGLDLGGQCKAGYGFNCNANELCLDPTTLKDFDKSITNNYLEAIMCASRDSPLILFVKDVDKFVQESSEAYLVVKYLINKLPVNVFVIGSQTDTENNKETESYFGKYEKDMKLTLTAKLLSNLFPNQIPIEMPEDEKHIAVLKHKFSEDSELIIAKENITCLRNVLIRSGLDSEELEELSIVHQTLTYESAKKVVKWALGYQLMEYPQSIENPNLVLSLESVEYGVNVLRETQPELKTSEKLLKDVVTENGFEKNLLGEVIPPNEAGVKFDDVGALENVKDTLKELVMLPLQRPELFCKGQLRKPCKGILLFGPPGTGKTMLAKAIATEAGANFINISASTIASKWYGDAEKYVRAVFSLAIKISPSIIFVDEVDSLLGHRGNHEHELTRRIKNEFMLNWDGLRTKDGERVLVLAATNRPFDLDEAVIRRMPRRFMVNLPDAPNRTKILQVILEKEELSPDVDFDVISRMTDGYSGSDLKNLCVTAAYCPIREILQSEKQKNAATVPDVESMPALNNTSEIRPISMEDFKYAREQISASFSTESMNMSELLKWNELYGEGGSRRKTTLSYFL from the exons aattattttcttaggGATCAACTTCTACGACGATCACTGCGGCAACAACAGAGGTTGACTAACGGAGCGCCAATGGTTCCG AAATGCAGTATGCAACAGACGTCAAAAGCTTTGGATACCAAAGACAATAATGCTCCCATACCAGCTGATCCTGTATCTTCTCAAGCAGGACAGG GAGATGAATCAATCAAGCGGAAGGAAGTATTGTTAGGCATACCGACACCTTGTTCCAAGCTTCTGTCAAAGCATCCTTTG CAGGTTGTGGAAGATGCAAACAGAAAGGCACCCACGTCCGCCATCTCCCCCAGCACTGCAGCACCCATAAAAGATATCGTTTCAGGGATTCTTGATGGCAGAGGAATATTGGTCACATTTGGAAATTTCCCATATTATTTATG tgacagaACAAAACATGCGCTGGTTGCATCCTTCTTTCTACACAGGAAGCACAAAGAGTACGCGAGATGTAACGCTGATGCTGGAAGatttagaattattttctcgGGTCCTAAAG GTTCTAGGATTTATCAAGAGAAGTTGGCAATGGCACTTGCTCATCACGTTGGGGCTAAATTGCTTGTACTGGGTAACTCTTTTTTCCCAGCT GATATGTCTACAATGGGTATAGGGCCATCACGTGATGTGTTGTGGACCCACTTCCGCCACCGCGCTACTCAATCCCTGGCAAATCCTTCTCATTCTGAAATGAACAATCATTCTTTCAAAAAAG GTGATCGAGTGGTATTTGTGGGTTCAAATTCTGGTGGCTTACGCTTGACGGATTCACCTAG GGGCCCTACTTTTGGAAGCCTGGGAGAAATTGTTTCCACTTCTCAAGTCAGCTATTTATCGAAACTTGGTGTAAGGTTTGATAACCCTATCCATGGAGGCCTAGACCTAGGAGGTCAATGTAAAGCAGGTTATGGCTTCAATTGCAATG CTAATGAACTTTGTCTGGACCCCACAACACTCAAGGATTTCGACAAATCGATCACCAACAACTATCTGGAG GCCATAATGTGTGCGAGCCGAgattctcctttaattttgttCGTGAAGGATGTTGACAAGTTTGTTCAAGAAAGTTCGGAAGCTTACCTCGTAGTGAAATATCTTATCAACAAGCTTCCTGTAAATGTTTTTGTGATTGGTTCACAGACGGATACAGAGAACAACAAAGAAACG gAAAGCTATTTTGGCAAATATGAGAAAGACATGAAGCTTACTCTGACGGCAAAACTTCTATCAAACCTTTTCCCAAATCAAATACCTATTGAGATGCCAGAG GATGAGAAACATATTGCTGTCCTAAAGCATAAATTCTCTGAGGACTCTGAACTGATAATAGCAAAAGAAAATATCACGTGCCTTCGGAAT GTTTTGATCCGAAGTGGTTTGGATTCCGAGGAACTTGAGGAATTAAGCATCGTGCATCAAACACTTACATATGAAA GTGCAAAAAAGGTAGTCAAATGGGCTCTTGGCTACCAGTTAATGGAGTACCCACAAAGCATTGAAAATCCAAACCTTGTTTTGTCCTTAGAAAG CGTTGAGTATGGTGTTAATGTTTTACGGGAGACCCAACCAGAACTGAAGACCTCAGAGAAGTTGCTCAAG GATGTTGTAACGGAGAATGGATTTGAGAAAAATCTCCTAGGTGAAGTTATTCCTCCCAATGAAGCTGGAGTGAAGTTTGATGATGTTGGAGCCCTCGAAAATGTGAAGGATACGTTGAAAGAGTTGGTTATGCTTCCTTTGCAAAGGCCTGAATTATTCTGTAAGGGGCAACTAAGGAAG CCTTGCAAGGGGATACTTCTATTTGGTCCCCCAGGAACTGGGAAGACCATGCTTGCAAAGGCTATAGCCACTGAAGCTGGAGCAAATTTTATCAATATCTCAGCATCCACGATTGCCTCAAAG TGGTATGGCGATGCTGAGAAGTACGTGAGGGCTGTTTTTTCACTAGCGATCAAAATTAGTCCTAGCATTATTTTCGTCGATGAG GTTGACAGCTTGTTGGGACACAGAGGAAACCACGAGCATGAACTGACGCGTAGGATAAAGAATGAGTTTATGTTGAATTGGGATGGTTTGCGTACAAAAGATGGGGAACGGGTTTTGGTTCTTGCTGCCACAAACAGACCCTTTGACCTTGATGAGGCTGTTATTAGGAGGATGCCACGCAG aTTTATGGTGAACTTGCCCGATGCTCCAAACAGAACTAAAATTCTGCAAGTAATACTGGAGAAAGAAGAGTTGTCTCCCGATGTTGACTTTGATGTAATTTCCAGGATGACAGATGGATATTCTGGAAGTGATTTGAAG AACCTCTGTGTCACTGCTGCATACTGCCCCATCAGAGAGATATTACAGTCCGAAAAACAG AAAAATGCTGCTACCGTACCAGACGTGGAGTCCATGCCAGCATTGAACAACACTTCTGAAATTCGGCCGATAAGTATGGAGGACTTCAAGTATGCTCGAGAACAG ATCAGTGCTAGTTTCTCGACCGAGTCCATGAACATGAGTGAGCTATTAAAGTGGAATGAATTGTATGGTGAAGGAGGTTCACGGAGGAAGACAACTCTGAGCTACTTCCTGTGA
- the LOC131336105 gene encoding cell division control protein 48 homolog C-like isoform X5: MNSKETNTNKSNLPSGPSSPKRRKMEKVKQTMQNGQQIPITTGNQTNTSNPPSQFLPGLGATPVSPVNYFLRDQLLRRSLRQQQRLTNGAPMVPKCSMQQTSKALDTKDNNAPIPADPVSSQAGQGDESIKRKEVLLGIPTPCSKLLSKHPLQVVEDANRKAPTSAISPSTAAPIKDIVSGILDGRGILVTFGNFPYYLCDRTKHALVASFFLHRKHKEYARCNADAGRFRIIFSGPKGSRIYQEKLAMALAHHVGAKLLVLGNSFFPADMSTMGIGPSRDVLWTHFRHRATQSLANPSHSEMNNHSFKKGDRVVFVGSNSGGLRLTDSPRGPTFGSLGEIVSTSQVSYLSKLGVRFDNPIHGGLDLGGQCKAGYGFNCNANELCLDPTTLKDFDKSITNNYLEAIMCASRDSPLILFVKDVDKFVQESSEAYLVVKYLINKLPVNVFVIGSQTDTENNKETESYFGKYEKDMKLTLTAKLLSNLFPNQIPIEMPEDEKHIAVLKHKFSEDSELIIAKENITCLRNVLIRSGLDSEELEELSIVHQTLTYESAKKVVKWALGYQLMEYPQSIENPNLVLSLESVEYGVNVLRETQPELKTSEKLLKDVVTENGFEKNLLGEVIPPNEAGVKFDDVGALENVKDTLKELVMLPLQRPELFCKGQLRKPCKGILLFGPPGTGKTMLAKAIATEAGANFINISASTIASKWYGDAEKYVRAVFSLAIKISPSIIFVDEVDSLLGHRGNHEHELTRRIKNEFMLNWDGLRTKDGERVLVLAATNRPFDLDEAVIRRMPRRFMVNLPDAPNRTKILQVILEKEELSPDVDFDVISRMTDGYSGSDLKNLCVTAAYCPIREILQSEKQKNAATVPDVESMPALNNTSEIRPISMEDFKYAREQISASFSTESMNMSELLKWNELYGEGGSRRKTTLSYFL; encoded by the exons aattattttcttaggGATCAACTTCTACGACGATCACTGCGGCAACAACAGAGGTTGACTAACGGAGCGCCAATGGTTCCG AAATGCAGTATGCAACAGACGTCAAAAGCTTTGGATACCAAAGACAATAATGCTCCCATACCAGCTGATCCTGTATCTTCTCAAGCAGGACAGG GAGATGAATCAATCAAGCGGAAGGAAGTATTGTTAGGCATACCGACACCTTGTTCCAAGCTTCTGTCAAAGCATCCTTTG CAGGTTGTGGAAGATGCAAACAGAAAGGCACCCACGTCCGCCATCTCCCCCAGCACTGCAGCACCCATAAAAGATATCGTTTCAGGGATTCTTGATGGCAGAGGAATATTGGTCACATTTGGAAATTTCCCATATTATTTATG tgacagaACAAAACATGCGCTGGTTGCATCCTTCTTTCTACACAGGAAGCACAAAGAGTACGCGAGATGTAACGCTGATGCTGGAAGatttagaattattttctcgGGTCCTAAAG GTTCTAGGATTTATCAAGAGAAGTTGGCAATGGCACTTGCTCATCACGTTGGGGCTAAATTGCTTGTACTGGGTAACTCTTTTTTCCCAGCT GATATGTCTACAATGGGTATAGGGCCATCACGTGATGTGTTGTGGACCCACTTCCGCCACCGCGCTACTCAATCCCTGGCAAATCCTTCTCATTCTGAAATGAACAATCATTCTTTCAAAAAAG GTGATCGAGTGGTATTTGTGGGTTCAAATTCTGGTGGCTTACGCTTGACGGATTCACCTAG GGGCCCTACTTTTGGAAGCCTGGGAGAAATTGTTTCCACTTCTCAAGTCAGCTATTTATCGAAACTTGGTGTAAGGTTTGATAACCCTATCCATGGAGGCCTAGACCTAGGAGGTCAATGTAAAGCAGGTTATGGCTTCAATTGCAATG CTAATGAACTTTGTCTGGACCCCACAACACTCAAGGATTTCGACAAATCGATCACCAACAACTATCTGGAG GCCATAATGTGTGCGAGCCGAgattctcctttaattttgttCGTGAAGGATGTTGACAAGTTTGTTCAAGAAAGTTCGGAAGCTTACCTCGTAGTGAAATATCTTATCAACAAGCTTCCTGTAAATGTTTTTGTGATTGGTTCACAGACGGATACAGAGAACAACAAAGAAACG gAAAGCTATTTTGGCAAATATGAGAAAGACATGAAGCTTACTCTGACGGCAAAACTTCTATCAAACCTTTTCCCAAATCAAATACCTATTGAGATGCCAGAG GATGAGAAACATATTGCTGTCCTAAAGCATAAATTCTCTGAGGACTCTGAACTGATAATAGCAAAAGAAAATATCACGTGCCTTCGGAAT GTTTTGATCCGAAGTGGTTTGGATTCCGAGGAACTTGAGGAATTAAGCATCGTGCATCAAACACTTACATATGAAA GTGCAAAAAAGGTAGTCAAATGGGCTCTTGGCTACCAGTTAATGGAGTACCCACAAAGCATTGAAAATCCAAACCTTGTTTTGTCCTTAGAAAG CGTTGAGTATGGTGTTAATGTTTTACGGGAGACCCAACCAGAACTGAAGACCTCAGAGAAGTTGCTCAAG GATGTTGTAACGGAGAATGGATTTGAGAAAAATCTCCTAGGTGAAGTTATTCCTCCCAATGAAGCTGGAGTGAAGTTTGATGATGTTGGAGCCCTCGAAAATGTGAAGGATACGTTGAAAGAGTTGGTTATGCTTCCTTTGCAAAGGCCTGAATTATTCTGTAAGGGGCAACTAAGGAAG CCTTGCAAGGGGATACTTCTATTTGGTCCCCCAGGAACTGGGAAGACCATGCTTGCAAAGGCTATAGCCACTGAAGCTGGAGCAAATTTTATCAATATCTCAGCATCCACGATTGCCTCAAAG TGGTATGGCGATGCTGAGAAGTACGTGAGGGCTGTTTTTTCACTAGCGATCAAAATTAGTCCTAGCATTATTTTCGTCGATGAG GTTGACAGCTTGTTGGGACACAGAGGAAACCACGAGCATGAACTGACGCGTAGGATAAAGAATGAGTTTATGTTGAATTGGGATGGTTTGCGTACAAAAGATGGGGAACGGGTTTTGGTTCTTGCTGCCACAAACAGACCCTTTGACCTTGATGAGGCTGTTATTAGGAGGATGCCACGCAG aTTTATGGTGAACTTGCCCGATGCTCCAAACAGAACTAAAATTCTGCAAGTAATACTGGAGAAAGAAGAGTTGTCTCCCGATGTTGACTTTGATGTAATTTCCAGGATGACAGATGGATATTCTGGAAGTGATTTGAAG AACCTCTGTGTCACTGCTGCATACTGCCCCATCAGAGAGATATTACAGTCCGAAAAACAG AAAAATGCTGCTACCGTACCAGACGTGGAGTCCATGCCAGCATTGAACAACACTTCTGAAATTCGGCCGATAAGTATGGAGGACTTCAAGTATGCTCGAGAACAG ATCAGTGCTAGTTTCTCGACCGAGTCCATGAACATGAGTGAGCTATTAAAGTGGAATGAATTGTATGGTGAAGGAGGTTCACGGAGGAAGACAACTCTGAGCTACTTCCTGTGA